The Sinomicrobium kalidii genome contains a region encoding:
- a CDS encoding vitamin K epoxide reductase family protein: protein MDNCVSSTKKILQLLKVEYTDEYVEDSILSHPDYPSLLSISDTLNRYKIENLAAKVDIDDFDKIPFPCLVQVSVRNDTLFYVLKDVTDREMVYFDEKNKLSRDSRENFLKYWTGVCLLAERGEESKEIDIEKKRVSRRIFNVLKIFIILSFLGWAFMSLTKIQDINNHSFFSVIGVYLFLKLAGIIVTAMLLWYEVDKYNPTLRNFCSGGKKINCDSVLNSGYAKLLGGNLNLSIVGFSYFSGSFMCLLFQNFSPGSIGFVSILSILAFPVVLISTYYQGVVIRQWCKFCITVQAVLTFELMLVLIGNLYENPADLGSLPIFFTVALGTIVMWKYIKQLVEKGAETNLYKRRLGKIKNNPSVFNGLIIKSRKLKTLPEGLGISINKNGAKHHIIKVCNPYCSPCARVHPVLEELVNTGKINLQMLFTASTDERDPRGQPVKHFLAIDAQKDKSIMQQALDDWYTADKKDYELFAEKYPMNGELKEQNSKIERMRQWCDMENITHTPTIFINGYELPGEYDVKDLSEILVKGGISNCTKLN, encoded by the coding sequence ATGGATAATTGTGTGTCGTCTACAAAGAAAATACTTCAATTACTTAAAGTTGAATATACAGACGAATATGTAGAGGATTCTATTCTTTCCCATCCAGACTATCCCAGCTTATTATCAATTTCAGACACTCTGAACAGGTATAAAATTGAAAATCTCGCGGCCAAAGTTGATATAGATGATTTTGACAAGATACCTTTCCCTTGTCTTGTTCAGGTATCTGTTCGAAACGATACTTTGTTTTATGTTTTAAAGGATGTTACGGATAGGGAAATGGTGTATTTTGACGAAAAAAACAAATTGTCACGCGATTCCAGGGAAAACTTTTTAAAATATTGGACAGGAGTTTGTTTATTGGCTGAAAGAGGTGAAGAATCCAAAGAAATTGATATAGAGAAAAAAAGAGTTTCCAGGAGGATTTTTAATGTCCTGAAGATTTTTATAATACTGTCTTTTCTGGGTTGGGCGTTTATGAGCTTAACAAAGATACAGGATATCAATAACCATTCGTTTTTTTCTGTAATCGGAGTGTATTTATTCTTGAAGCTTGCGGGAATAATTGTAACTGCCATGCTTTTATGGTATGAAGTTGATAAGTATAACCCCACTTTGCGGAATTTTTGTTCCGGAGGAAAGAAAATTAATTGCGATTCCGTGTTAAATTCCGGGTATGCGAAATTACTTGGTGGTAATCTGAATTTGAGTATTGTCGGGTTTTCCTATTTTTCAGGATCTTTTATGTGTCTCCTTTTCCAGAATTTTTCTCCGGGTTCTATAGGCTTTGTTTCCATTTTGAGCATACTGGCTTTCCCGGTGGTTTTGATTTCTACTTATTATCAGGGAGTGGTTATCAGGCAGTGGTGTAAATTTTGCATTACCGTGCAGGCAGTATTGACTTTTGAGTTGATGTTGGTCCTGATCGGAAATCTATACGAAAACCCTGCCGATCTTGGGAGCCTTCCCATATTTTTCACAGTTGCCTTGGGTACGATTGTAATGTGGAAATATATAAAACAATTAGTAGAAAAAGGGGCGGAAACTAATTTATATAAAAGGAGACTTGGGAAAATAAAAAACAACCCTTCCGTGTTTAACGGGTTGATAATCAAATCGAGAAAATTAAAAACATTACCTGAAGGGCTTGGGATTTCCATAAATAAAAATGGTGCAAAACATCACATCATAAAAGTATGTAACCCTTATTGCAGTCCTTGCGCCCGTGTACATCCTGTTTTGGAGGAACTTGTTAATACAGGAAAAATCAACTTGCAAATGCTTTTCACGGCCAGCACAGATGAAAGGGACCCGAGGGGGCAACCGGTAAAACATTTCTTGGCCATAGATGCGCAGAAAGATAAAAGTATCATGCAACAAGCTTTGGATGACTGGTATACGGCAGATAAGAAAGATTATGAGTTGTTTGCTGAAAAATATCCTATGAACGGCGAATTAAAAGAACAGAATTCGAAAATCGAACGTATGCGTCAATGGTGTGATATGGAGAATATAACCCATACGCCCACCATATTTATAAACGGATATGAACTACCCGGAGAATACGATGTAAAAGATCTGTCGGAAATTCTGGTTAAGGGGGGTATTTCAAATTGTACCAAACTAAATTAA